A section of the Castanea sativa cultivar Marrone di Chiusa Pesio chromosome 12, ASM4071231v1 genome encodes:
- the LOC142618511 gene encoding TMV resistance protein N-like, which yields MSTQTTSSSSSSSSSSSLKYDVFLSFCRVDTCKNFTDHLYIALRQKGIITFRDDDEILEQGKYISSQLLKTIEESKYAIIILSTNYASSRWCLIQLAKIVECIEETKLTVLPIFYHVDPSDVRNQTGTLAEAFEKHEKDPKINKDDVRAWKSALKEVGDISGWDLHDRHESKIIQAILERISSELNLIFQSTISKELVGIESRVMEMLDLYLVEESGGVRFVGICGMGGMGKTTLALEIYERISGGFEASSFIADVRDKTINQHLVSLQEQLLSNILKGSRKNISNVFEGINVIGNRLRNKKVLIVLDDVDGEEQLEALVGNHDWFGSGSRIIVTSRDSHLLRRRGMDDIYTVKGLNNNDALQLFSWRAFKKPYPEENYVDLSKDLVNYANGLPLALEVLGSLLFEKRIVEWKSTLYKLKQEPDSNIVNILQISFDCLMDTQKDLFLDIACFFKGENKSCIRDILKSFGYYPDYNIDVLMDKSLITINREGTLLMHDLLQEMGQEIVRRESPGEPGRQSRLWLCEDVLHILKNDTGTEVVEGIMLNMPIEAKEHLSAKAFSKMKNLRLLKINNEKPPQGLNRGHIQLPQGLNYLSNELCAIDWHGYPLKSMPTSFQPNKLVELRMHCSGIKKLWKGIMILNELKLIDLSDSQNLIEIPDLSGVPNLKQLILRRCTRLYMIRASLGDLKQLIRLDLNGCKGLKSLPHKINLEALEIIDLGGCSRLKKFPEITGNMSRLSELCLSETIIKDLPLLLEHLTNLTKLDLRECKNLSSLPNAMCSLMSLKTLNLSGCSRLDKLPENLGNVEGLEVLNVSGTGIRGLPSSIILLKNLKNLSFSGCDFLLSKPSNKLLNFPLFQRSPDAMGMLMHTLSSLSSLRDLNLSYCNLRAVPDVIGCLSSLTFLQLKGNNFASLPKNIIQLSHLKTLYLCGCMDLRLLPELPLNIKYVNADGCMSLETLPIRPEDDFRPCLSLRNCVKLINNQGYNDMFLTMLRRYIQGAYLGYEYFLIPGSEIPKWFRHQSVGTSLNLQGPLDFMGIVVCAVFRFRKHRPLPTTPWGFTHYLHFSYNVIGSEISDSHGIIFHEQSGKIGSSHLWLKYFPFENFQGKSSNELSQIDANGISQIDVQIETEGPGLEVTKCGARLVYKQDIEDLKQTMAGSSRCSISPYEDDLDYSAEDTKIKRSRDDFDGDEAGPSGEATNSEVDIPHPKRIQLPNLIERFIPHLANWIGNSSTQEGDSNCEEEKSQ from the exons ATGTCCACTCAAACaacttcctcctcctcctcttcttcttcttcttcttctttgaaatACGATGTTTTCCTTAGTTTTTGCAGAGTTGACACCTGCAAGAATTTTACAGACCATCTCTATATTGCTTTGAGACAAAAGGGTATTATCACCTTCAGGGATGATGATGAGATACTTGAGCAAGGAAAGTATATTTCTTCGCAGCTCTTGAAAACAATAGAAGAGTCCAAGTATGCAATCATCATTCTCTCAACAAACTATGCTTCTTCAAGGTGGTGTTTGATTCAACTAGCTAAGATTGTTGAATGCATAGAAGAGACCAAGTTGACAGTTTTGCCCATCTTTTACCATGTTGATCCCTCCGATGTACGGAACCAAACGGGTACTCTTGCTGAAGCCTTTGAGAAGCATGAAAAAGATCCCAAGATTAACAAAGATGATGTACGAGCATGGAAATCTGCTTTGAAAGAAGTGGGCGATATCTCTGGATGGGATTTACATGATAG GCATGAATCAAAAATTATCCAAGCGATCCTTGAAAGGATATCTAGTGAATTGAATCTTATATTTCAAAGTACCATTTCCAAGGAACTTGTTGGAATAGAATCCCGTGTGATGGAAATGTTGGATTTATATTTAGTTGAAGAGTCGGGTGGTGTTCGCTTTGTTGGGATTTGCGGGATGGGTGGAATGGGTAAGACAACTCTTGCACTAGAAATTTATGAAAGAATTTCAGGCGGCTTTGAAGCTAGCAGCTTTATAGCTGATGTAAGAGATAAAACTATAAATCAACATCTAGTTTCTTTACAAGAACAACTTCTTTCTAACATCCTTAAGGgaagtagaaaaaatatatcGAATGTTTTTGAGGGGATCAATGTTATAGGGAATAGACTACGTAATAAAAAGGTTCTTATTGTTCTTGATGATGTGGATGGAGAAGAACAACTAGAAGCATTAGTTGGGAACCATGATTGGTTTGGTTCAGGGAGTAGAATAATTGTAACAAGTAGAGATAGCCACTTGTTGAGAAGACGTGGTATGGATGATATATATACAGTCAAGGGATTGAATAACAACGATGCTTTGCAGCTTTTTAGTTGGAGAGCTTTCAAGAAACCCTATCCTGAAGAAAATTATGTGGATTTGTCTAAAGACTTGGTGAATTATGCCAATGGCCTTCCTTTGGCTCTTGAAGTTTTAGGTTCTTTATTGTTTGAAAAAAGAATAGTTGAATGGAAAAGTACCTTATATAAACTAAAACAAGAACCTGATAGTAACATTGTAAATATACTTCAAATAAGTTTTGATTGTTTGATGGATACCCaaaaagatttgtttttggatattgcatgttttttcAAAGGAGAGAACAAAAGTTGCATAAGAGATATACTAAAAAGTTTTGGATACTATCCAGACTACAATATTGATGTTCTTATGGACAAATCGCTCATAACCATTAATAGAGAGGGAACTTTGTTGATGCATGATTTGCTACAAGAAATGGGTCAAGAAATTGTTCGTCGTGAATCCCCTGGAGAGCCGGGTCGTCAAAGTAGGTTATGGCTTTGTGAGGATGTTCttcatatattgaaaaatgataCT gGAACAGAGGTTGTTGAAGGCATAATGCTAAACATGCCTATTGAAGCAAAGGAACACTTGAGTGCTAAAGCCTTCTCAAAGATGAAAAATTtgagattgcttaaaattaataatgagaaaCCTCCACAAGGCCTTAATAGAGGTCATATCCAACTTCCACAAGGCCTCAATTATCTTTCTAATGAGTTATGTGCTATAGATTGGCATGGATATCCCTTAAAATCTATGCCGACCAGTTTCCAGCCAAACAAACTTGTTGAATTGAGAATGCATTGCAGCGGCATCAAAAAACTATGGAAAGGAATCATG ATTTTAAACGAGTTAAAACTCATTGACTTGAGTGACTCTCAAAATTTGATTGAGATCCCGGACCTTAGTGGAGTCCCAAATCTTAAGCAACTAATTCTTCGACGTTGTACAAGGCTATATATGATTCGTGCATCTCTTGGAGATCTCAAACAACTTATTCGCTTGGATTTGAATGGTTGCAAGGGTCTCAAAAGCCTTCCTCACAAGATCAACTTGGAAGCTCTTGAAATTATTGATCTTGGTGGTTGTTCAAGGCTGAAGAAATTTCCGGAGATTACGGGAAATATGTCACGTTTGTCAGAACTTTGTTTAAGTGAGACTATTATAAAAGATCTACCATTATTATTGGAACATTTAACCAACCTTACAAAATTGGATCTAAGAGAGTGCAAAAACCTTTCAAGTCTTCCTAATGCAATGTGTAGTTTGATGTCTCTAAAAACTCTCAATTTATCTGGCTGTTCAAGACTTGACAAATTGCCAGAGAACTTGGGAAATGTTGAGGGCCTAGAGGTGTTAAATGTGAGTGGAACTGGTATACGAGGTCTACCTTCATCCatcattctcttaaaaaatctcaaaaatctaTCTTTTAGTGGATGTGATTTTCTATTATCTAAACCATCCAATAAGCTCCTCAATTTTCCTTTATTTCAAAGGAGTCCAGATGCCATGGGCATGTTAATGCATACTTTATCAAGCTTATCCTCTTTGAGAGATCTTAATCTAAGCTATTGCAATCTTCGGGCAGTCCCTGATGTTATTGGCTGTTTGTCCTCTTTAACTTTTTTACAGCTAAAGGGAAATAATTTCGCTAGTCTTCCTAAAAATATCATTCAACTATCTCATCTGAAAACTCTTTATTTGTGTGGTTGCATGGATCTTCGATTGTTGCCCGAGCTTCCATTGAATATTAAGTATGTTAATGCTGATGGTTGTATGTCATTGGAAACATTACCCATAAGACCAGAAGATGATTTTCGTCCTTGTCTCTCTTTACGTAACTGCGTGAAATTGATCAACAATCAAGGTTACAatgatatgttcttaacaatgcTAAGACGTTACATTCag GGAGCGTATTTGGGTTATGAATATTTTCTTATTCCTGGAAGTGAAATTCCGAAATGGTTTAGGCATCAAAGTGTGGGGACTTCACTTAATCTACAAGGGCCTTTAGATTTTATGGGAATCGTTGTGTGTGCTGTTTTTAGATTCCGCAAGCATCGTCCACTTCCCACAACCCCTTGGGGATTTACACATTATCTTCATTTTTCCTATAATGTTATAGGATCTGAAATTTCTGATAGCCATGGCAttatttttcatgaacaatCTGGTAAGATTGGTTCATCTCACCTTTGGTTGAAATATTTTCCCTTTGAGAATTTTCAAGGGAAATCAAGCAACGAATTGAGTCAAATTGATGCTAATGGAATTAGTCAGATTGATGTTCAAATTGAAACTGAAGGTCCAGGCTTGGAGGTGACGAAATGTGGGGCCCGTTTGGTATACAAGCAAGATATTGAAGATCTCAAACAAACTATGGCTGGGAGCAGCAGGTGCAGCATCAGTCCTTATGAGGATGATCTTGATTATTCAGCAGAAGATACAAAAATTAAGCGTAGTCGCGATGACTTTGATGGGGATGAGGCTGGACCTAGTGGAGAAGCTACCAATAGTGAAGTAGACATACCACACCCAAAGAGGATACAGCTCCCTAATCTAATTGAAAGATTCATTCCACATTTGGCAAATTGGATTGGGAACTCAAGCACACAAGAAGGTGACTCTAATTGTGAGGAAGAGAAATCCCAATAA